Proteins encoded in a region of the Mesoflavibacter profundi genome:
- a CDS encoding UDP-N-acetylmuramoyl-L-alanyl-D-glutamate--2,6-diaminopimelate ligase: MITLKDILYKVTLDTVVGSTNVMVRNIHFNSRSVAINDVFVAIKGTVVDGHQYIESAINQGAIAVVCEVIPAITKKGVTYIKVDDSSRALAIMASNFYGNPSENLKLVGVTGTNGKTTIASLLYQLFKKAGFKVGLLSTVKIMVDNNEFPATHTTPDSLTINAYLKQMNDEGVEFCFMEVSSHGIDQNRTLGLKFEGGIFTNLSHDHLDYHNSFAEYRDVKKRFFDELPNTAFALTNIDDKNGSIMLQNTKAKQYSYALKSYADYKAQILENQFNGLLLKLNDNEVWVRLIGTFNAYNILAIFACAELLGLEKDELLRFISELESVSGRFQFLISDEKITAIVDYAHTPDALQNVLETINDIRTKNEELITVVGCGGDRDKTKRPKMGHIASALSTKVIFTSDNPRTEVPETIIDDIEKGVEAQNFKKTISIVDRKQAIKTACQLANPNDIILIAGKGHETYQEVNGVRTDFDDFKIVKEFLKQLQK, translated from the coding sequence GTGATTACATTAAAAGACATATTATACAAAGTCACTTTAGATACTGTTGTTGGAAGCACAAATGTTATGGTACGCAATATTCATTTTAATTCGCGTAGTGTAGCTATTAATGATGTGTTTGTGGCAATTAAAGGAACTGTTGTAGATGGACATCAATATATAGAATCGGCAATTAATCAAGGTGCAATTGCTGTGGTTTGCGAGGTTATTCCTGCAATTACAAAAAAAGGTGTCACTTACATAAAGGTGGACGATTCTAGTCGTGCGTTAGCAATAATGGCATCTAATTTTTATGGTAATCCTTCAGAAAATTTAAAACTAGTTGGTGTAACTGGTACTAATGGTAAAACTACTATTGCATCGCTTTTATATCAGTTATTCAAAAAAGCAGGATTTAAAGTTGGTTTATTATCTACCGTAAAAATTATGGTTGATAATAATGAATTTCCTGCAACGCATACAACGCCAGATTCGTTAACAATTAACGCGTACTTAAAGCAAATGAATGATGAAGGTGTAGAGTTTTGCTTTATGGAAGTCAGCTCACACGGAATCGACCAAAACAGAACATTAGGTTTAAAATTTGAAGGCGGAATTTTTACCAATCTGTCACACGATCATTTAGATTATCACAATTCTTTTGCAGAATACAGAGATGTTAAAAAACGTTTTTTTGATGAGTTGCCAAACACTGCTTTTGCATTAACAAATATTGATGACAAAAACGGAAGCATCATGCTTCAAAATACCAAAGCGAAACAATATAGTTATGCCTTAAAAAGCTATGCGGATTATAAAGCTCAAATTTTAGAAAATCAATTTAACGGATTACTGTTAAAGCTGAACGATAACGAAGTTTGGGTAAGATTAATCGGCACATTTAACGCTTATAATATTTTGGCAATTTTTGCTTGCGCGGAATTATTAGGTCTTGAAAAAGATGAGTTATTAAGATTTATTAGCGAGTTAGAAAGTGTTAGCGGAAGATTTCAATTCTTAATTTCTGATGAAAAAATTACCGCAATTGTAGATTACGCGCATACACCAGATGCATTGCAAAATGTGTTAGAAACCATAAATGATATACGTACCAAAAACGAAGAATTAATTACAGTTGTAGGTTGTGGTGGAGATAGGGATAAAACCAAGCGTCCAAAAATGGGGCATATCGCTTCGGCTTTAAGTACAAAGGTAATTTTCACTAGTGATAATCCACGAACAGAAGTGCCAGAAACGATTATTGATGACATTGAAAAAGGCGTAGAAGCTCAAAATTTTAAAAAAACAATATCAATTGTAGATAGAAAACAAGCTATTAAAACAGCATGTCAATTAGCAAATCCTAATGATATCATTTTAATCGCTGGAAAAGGGCATGAAACTTATCAAGAGGTAAATGGCGTAAGAACAGATTTTGATGATTTCAAAATTGTAAAAGAATTTTTAAAACAGTTACAAAAATAG
- a CDS encoding FtsL-like putative cell division protein: MKKSIYSILRGTFLVSEDSFKNWRVILFISVLAIIMIASSHSADKKVYEIARLNNEVKELRSALYDGRTRLMQLKMESSVVKKMKEKGLAPSVIPPTKIIVKPQN, from the coding sequence GTGAAAAAAAGCATCTATAGCATATTAAGAGGAACGTTTTTAGTTAGCGAAGACTCGTTTAAAAATTGGCGTGTCATCTTGTTTATTTCTGTGTTGGCAATAATAATGATAGCAAGTTCGCATAGTGCAGATAAAAAAGTGTACGAGATAGCAAGACTTAATAACGAAGTGAAAGAATTGCGATCGGCACTTTATGACGGAAGAACAAGATTAATGCAGTTGAAAATGGAATCTTCGGTTGTAAAAAAAATGAAAGAAAAAGGTTTGGCGCCTTCTGTAATACCGCCAACCAAAATAATTGTAAAACCACAAAATTAA
- the murD gene encoding UDP-N-acetylmuramoyl-L-alanine--D-glutamate ligase — MKRLVVLGAGESGVGTALLAKEKGYEVFVSDKGKIKEKYKEVLIHNEIEWEDQQHTEAKILNADVVMKSPGIPDKVPIVKALLEKSIPVISEIEFASQFTGATIVAITGSNGKTTTSMLTHHLLKQELNVGLAGNIGDSFAKQVLEHNYDNYVLEISSFQLDGCFNFNPKIAVITNIVPDHLDRYDYKFENYIASKFRIAQNQTKDDYLIYDADDEVISDYLKKHPIQSTLLPFSLTKTIENGAYLNNENIIITINNNKIIMPTKNIALEGKHNIKNAMAASTVAHLLKIRKQTIRESLENFQGVEHRLEQVLKINKVQYINDSKATNVNATYFALESMDAPTVWIVGGVDKGNDYTELFQFVNEKVKAIICLGKDNVKLMQNFSSMVDIIVETEYMSEAVKIAYKIAESGDNVLLSPACASFDLFENYEDRGRQFKDAVRNL; from the coding sequence ATGAAACGATTAGTTGTATTAGGAGCAGGAGAAAGCGGCGTAGGAACAGCGCTTTTAGCAAAAGAAAAAGGCTATGAAGTTTTTGTTTCCGATAAGGGAAAAATAAAAGAAAAATATAAAGAAGTTCTTATACATAATGAGATTGAATGGGAAGATCAACAACATACAGAAGCTAAAATTTTAAATGCAGATGTAGTTATGAAAAGCCCAGGAATACCAGATAAAGTACCTATAGTAAAAGCACTTTTAGAGAAAAGTATTCCCGTAATTTCTGAAATAGAATTTGCAAGCCAGTTTACAGGTGCAACAATAGTTGCAATTACAGGTAGTAATGGTAAGACAACAACGTCTATGTTAACACATCACTTGTTAAAACAAGAACTTAATGTTGGGTTAGCTGGTAATATTGGCGATAGTTTTGCTAAGCAAGTTTTAGAGCATAATTATGATAATTATGTGCTAGAGATAAGTAGTTTTCAGTTGGATGGTTGTTTCAATTTTAATCCAAAAATTGCAGTAATCACCAATATTGTTCCAGATCATTTAGATCGTTACGATTACAAATTCGAAAACTATATCGCATCAAAATTCAGAATAGCTCAAAATCAAACAAAAGACGATTATTTGATTTATGATGCAGATGATGAAGTGATTTCAGACTATTTAAAAAAGCATCCAATTCAATCTACATTATTACCATTTTCATTAACAAAAACAATTGAAAATGGTGCGTATTTGAACAATGAAAATATAATAATAACAATAAATAACAACAAGATAATTATGCCAACAAAAAACATTGCTCTAGAAGGTAAGCACAACATTAAAAATGCTATGGCGGCTTCTACAGTAGCACATTTATTAAAAATTAGAAAACAAACTATTCGTGAGAGTTTAGAAAACTTTCAAGGTGTAGAGCATCGTTTAGAGCAAGTACTTAAAATTAACAAAGTGCAATACATAAACGATTCTAAAGCAACCAATGTTAATGCAACATATTTTGCTTTAGAAAGTATGGATGCGCCAACGGTTTGGATTGTTGGTGGCGTAGATAAGGGTAATGACTATACAGAGTTATTTCAATTTGTAAACGAAAAAGTAAAGGCTATCATCTGTTTAGGAAAAGATAATGTGAAGCTTATGCAAAACTTTAGTTCTATGGTAGATATTATTGTAGAAACTGAGTATATGAGTGAAGCAGTAAAAATAGCCTATAAAATTGCTGAATCTGGAGATAATGTATTATTGTCACCAGCTTGTGCAAGCTTTGATTTATTTGAAAATTACGAAGATAGAGGAAGACAATTTAAAGACGCTGTAAGAAACTTATAG
- the rsmH gene encoding 16S rRNA (cytosine(1402)-N(4))-methyltransferase RsmH, with translation MGYHNPVLLKETVDGLAIKEDGIYVDVTFGGGGHSKEILSRLGENGKLYAFDQDKDALKNKIDDSRFTLINENFRYIKRFLRFYGVKEVDGILGDFGVSSHQFDVAERGFSTRFEADLDMRMNQSNQLSAYHVVNEYSQEDLRDVLLQYGELRAAPAMARVIVETRMNGEIKTSEQLKSALKKFLSPKHENKILAQIYQAIRIEVNQEIEVLKEFLMQTPEVLKPGGRLSLISYHSLEDRLVKRFMRNGLFEGEPERDVFGRFEVPFKKVGKLIVPTAQEIKENNRARSAKLRIAEKL, from the coding sequence ATGGGCTATCATAATCCAGTTTTATTAAAAGAAACCGTAGATGGTTTGGCGATTAAAGAAGATGGTATTTACGTAGACGTTACTTTTGGTGGTGGCGGACATAGTAAAGAAATCTTAAGTCGTTTAGGTGAAAACGGAAAACTATACGCTTTTGATCAAGATAAAGACGCTCTTAAAAATAAAATAGACGATAGCCGCTTTACACTAATCAATGAAAACTTTAGATATATAAAACGATTTTTAAGGTTTTACGGTGTAAAAGAAGTAGATGGAATTTTAGGAGATTTTGGTGTGTCTTCTCATCAATTTGATGTGGCAGAACGTGGTTTTTCTACACGTTTTGAGGCAGATTTAGATATGAGGATGAATCAAAGTAATCAACTATCAGCCTATCATGTGGTAAATGAGTATAGTCAGGAAGATTTGCGTGATGTGTTGCTGCAGTATGGCGAGTTAAGAGCTGCGCCAGCTATGGCAAGAGTGATTGTAGAAACTAGAATGAATGGTGAAATAAAAACTTCAGAGCAGTTAAAATCTGCTTTAAAAAAGTTTTTATCGCCAAAGCATGAAAATAAAATTTTAGCTCAAATCTATCAAGCGATTAGAATAGAAGTGAATCAAGAAATTGAAGTCTTAAAAGAGTTTTTAATGCAAACGCCAGAAGTTTTAAAACCTGGCGGAAGATTAAGTCTAATTTCTTATCACTCTTTAGAAGATAGATTAGTAAAACGCTTTATGCGAAACGGACTGTTTGAAGGTGAGCCAGAACGCGATGTTTTTGGAAGATTTGAGGTGCCTTTTAAAAAAGTAGGAAAATTAATAGTGCCAACAGCGCAAGAGATAAAAGAAAATAATAGAGCTAGAAGTGCCAAACTTAGAATAGCAGAAAAACTATAA
- a CDS encoding FtsW/RodA/SpoVE family cell cycle protein, with product MQNDLLNNIKGDKLIWAIVALLAIFSFLPVYSAASNLAYVGGSGNTFAFLVKHFMHLILGFAIMYGVHKIPYRYFRGLSMVMMPLVFVLLIVTMLQGTTIEGANASRWIRIPFINMSFQTSTLASVVLMVYIARYLSKIKDKTISFKDSILPLWIPVFVVLALILPSNFSTTAIIFVMSVMLLFLGGYPLRYLVVMGMAGLLGLVFFILIAKAFPDAMPNRVDTWMSRVENFANGEDTEEDYQIEKAKIAIASGGVVGLGSGKSIQKNFLPQSSSDFIFAIIIEEYGLIGGLFLMVLYLWLLFRIVIVSQKADTIFGKLVVLGVGLPIIFQAMINMAVAVELFPVTGQTLPLISSGGTSIWMTCMAIGIILSVSAKREEIKEKEAKDDSENPLEILSETI from the coding sequence ATGCAAAACGATTTATTAAATAACATAAAAGGAGATAAGCTAATTTGGGCAATAGTTGCGCTGTTGGCGATATTTTCATTTTTACCTGTGTATAGCGCTGCTAGTAATTTGGCATATGTTGGTGGTAGCGGCAATACATTTGCATTTTTGGTAAAGCATTTTATGCATTTAATTTTAGGTTTTGCAATTATGTACGGCGTTCATAAAATTCCGTATAGATATTTTAGAGGTTTGTCAATGGTAATGATGCCTCTAGTTTTTGTGCTTTTAATAGTAACAATGCTTCAGGGAACAACAATAGAAGGCGCAAATGCTAGTAGATGGATACGTATTCCGTTTATTAACATGTCCTTTCAAACATCTACCTTGGCATCAGTAGTATTAATGGTTTATATTGCTAGATACTTGTCAAAAATAAAAGATAAAACAATATCTTTTAAGGATTCTATTTTACCATTATGGATTCCAGTTTTTGTTGTATTGGCTTTAATATTACCGTCTAATTTTTCTACAACAGCAATCATATTTGTAATGTCTGTTATGTTGTTGTTTTTAGGAGGTTACCCATTAAGATATCTTGTCGTAATGGGAATGGCAGGATTGTTAGGGTTAGTCTTCTTTATACTTATAGCTAAAGCCTTTCCAGATGCAATGCCAAACCGTGTTGATACATGGATGAGCAGAGTAGAAAATTTTGCAAACGGTGAAGATACAGAAGAAGATTATCAAATTGAAAAAGCTAAAATAGCAATCGCTTCTGGTGGCGTTGTTGGATTGGGTTCAGGTAAAAGTATTCAGAAGAATTTTTTACCACAATCTTCATCAGATTTCATCTTTGCAATAATTATTGAAGAATATGGACTTATCGGAGGATTGTTTTTAATGGTGTTATACCTCTGGTTGTTATTTAGAATTGTCATCGTATCCCAAAAAGCAGATACTATTTTTGGCAAATTAGTGGTGCTTGGTGTTGGGTTGCCCATTATATTTCAAGCAATGATTAATATGGCTGTAGCGGTAGAGCTTTTTCCGGTTACAGGACAAACATTACCATTAATTAGTAGCGGAGGAACAAGTATTTGGATGACTTGTATGGCAATAGGAATTATATTAAGCGTTAGTGCAAAACGAGAAGAAATAAAAGAAAAAGAAGCGAAAGACGATAGTGAAAATCCATTAGAAATTCTTTCAGAAACGATTTAA
- the murG gene encoding undecaprenyldiphospho-muramoylpentapeptide beta-N-acetylglucosaminyltransferase: MNQKSKTYKFILSGGGTGGHIYPAIAIANEIKQRYPDSEILFVGAKDRMEMEKVPQAGYNIKGLWISGIQRKLTLKNLSFPFKLISSLWNARKIVKQFKPDVAIGTGGFASGPLLQVAASKGIPCLIQEQNSYPGITNKLLSKKVDKICVAYDNLERFFPEEKIIKTGNPVRQDLLDISSKKEEAIKHFNLVEGKKTLLVLGGSLGARAINQLIERELDYLQTLNLQIIWQCGKLYYQTYKLYGNTKHVQVHQFINKMDYAYAAADFIISRAGAGSVSELCIVGKPTVFVPSPYVAEDHQTKNASAIVSQNAAIMIAQEDLKVDFKNKFGQLVANLEKQEQLSNNIKQLALVNATKDIVGEVEKLLNK, translated from the coding sequence GTGAATCAAAAATCAAAAACATATAAATTTATTTTAAGTGGTGGCGGAACAGGAGGACATATTTATCCTGCTATTGCAATCGCTAACGAGATAAAACAGCGTTATCCAGATTCTGAAATTTTGTTTGTTGGAGCAAAAGACCGAATGGAAATGGAAAAAGTACCACAAGCTGGATATAATATTAAAGGGTTGTGGATTTCTGGAATACAAAGAAAATTAACGCTTAAAAATCTATCGTTTCCTTTTAAGTTAATTAGTAGTTTATGGAATGCTAGAAAAATTGTAAAACAGTTTAAGCCAGACGTAGCAATAGGTACAGGTGGATTTGCTAGCGGACCATTATTGCAAGTTGCGGCTTCTAAAGGAATACCATGTTTAATACAAGAGCAAAACTCTTATCCAGGAATTACCAATAAGTTATTATCTAAAAAAGTAGATAAAATTTGTGTGGCTTACGATAATTTAGAACGCTTTTTTCCGGAAGAAAAAATAATTAAAACAGGTAATCCAGTAAGACAAGATTTATTAGATATTTCTTCTAAAAAAGAAGAAGCAATAAAGCATTTTAATTTAGTTGAAGGTAAAAAAACACTTCTAGTTTTAGGCGGAAGTTTAGGAGCAAGAGCTATAAATCAATTAATCGAAAGAGAATTAGATTACTTGCAAACCTTAAACCTTCAAATCATTTGGCAATGTGGTAAGCTGTATTATCAAACGTATAAATTATACGGTAATACAAAGCATGTACAAGTACATCAGTTTATAAACAAAATGGATTATGCTTACGCTGCAGCAGATTTTATTATTTCTAGAGCAGGAGCAGGATCTGTTAGCGAATTGTGTATAGTTGGTAAACCAACAGTTTTTGTGCCTTCTCCATATGTGGCAGAAGATCACCAAACTAAAAATGCATCGGCAATTGTTAGTCAAAATGCAGCAATTATGATTGCTCAAGAAGATTTAAAGGTAGACTTTAAAAATAAGTTTGGACAATTAGTAGCTAACTTAGAAAAACAAGAACAATTAAGTAATAATATTAAGCAATTAGCATTAGTTAATGCTACTAAAGATATTGTAGGCGAAGTTGAAAAACTTCTAAATAAATAA
- a CDS encoding penicillin-binding protein gives MFIFAIAVVVKLLSIQFIQGDKYKALVEESNIKEVSIPANRGNVYSADGSLLATSIPKYDIRFDAITPTDKRFKEYLTPLSEALSKYSGKSVSYYKKELQKARANKNRYYLLARNIGYSEYLKFRSFPLLELGPYKGGLIVEQYVKREHPLGEVAQRTIGYERVDDEGNITRAGIDGAFGSDYLRGTDGKRIKQKIGKGQWKPITVDNEVEPKDGYDVYTTIDVNIQDIAHHALLEQLEKYEAEHGTVVVMEVKTGEIRAISNLGRTSKNTYYEKRNYAVYESHEPGSTFKLMALMAALEDKKIDTSDVVDTGNGYKVFYGRGIKDSHGNGKISAARALEVSSNIGLATIVDNAYAKNPKRFLNILSQWNLDKKLNISIKGEGEPMIPKPGDDRWSRNALPSIAYGYNLKITPLQTLTFYNAVANNGVMVKPRFIREVRDLDKKIEVFEKEIINEKICSDETLQKAKIMLENVVKRGTGSSLYSDYFSMSGKTGTARVEYWMKDWAENPRYISSFAGYFPADNPKYSCIVVIHKPSVKKGFYGADVSGPVFKKVAQKIFTDTPIIDEVETLEAKTAKVEKEYKTYYDIANRYKTIMPDVRGLPIMDAVALLENMGLKVKIEGVGVVENQSISKGTKVKKDQTVVLKA, from the coding sequence ATGTTCATCTTCGCTATTGCTGTTGTGGTTAAATTGTTAAGCATTCAATTTATTCAAGGTGATAAGTATAAGGCTTTAGTAGAAGAAAGCAATATAAAAGAAGTGTCCATTCCTGCCAATCGTGGTAATGTATATTCTGCAGACGGAAGTCTTTTAGCAACTTCAATTCCAAAATACGATATCAGGTTTGATGCCATTACGCCAACTGACAAACGGTTTAAAGAGTATTTAACGCCTTTAAGTGAAGCGCTTTCAAAATACTCAGGTAAGTCAGTTTCTTATTATAAAAAAGAATTGCAAAAAGCACGTGCAAACAAGAATAGATATTATTTGTTGGCTAGAAATATTGGGTATTCAGAGTATTTGAAATTTAGAAGTTTCCCATTGCTAGAATTAGGTCCGTATAAAGGTGGTTTAATTGTAGAACAGTATGTAAAACGCGAACATCCTTTAGGTGAAGTTGCGCAACGTACCATTGGTTACGAGCGTGTTGATGACGAAGGAAATATAACACGAGCAGGAATAGATGGTGCTTTTGGAAGTGATTATTTAAGAGGAACAGACGGAAAACGTATCAAGCAAAAAATAGGTAAAGGACAATGGAAACCAATTACGGTTGATAATGAAGTTGAGCCAAAAGATGGTTACGATGTTTACACAACTATAGATGTAAATATTCAAGATATCGCACATCATGCTTTGTTAGAGCAATTAGAGAAATACGAAGCAGAACATGGAACTGTAGTAGTAATGGAAGTGAAAACAGGCGAAATTAGAGCGATTTCAAACCTTGGAAGAACATCTAAAAATACCTATTACGAAAAAAGAAATTATGCGGTTTACGAATCTCATGAACCTGGTTCTACGTTCAAGTTAATGGCGTTAATGGCGGCTTTAGAAGATAAAAAAATAGATACTTCAGATGTTGTAGACACAGGAAATGGATATAAAGTGTTTTACGGTCGTGGTATTAAAGATTCTCATGGTAACGGTAAAATTTCTGCAGCTAGAGCACTGGAAGTGTCTTCAAATATTGGATTAGCAACTATTGTGGATAATGCGTATGCTAAAAATCCTAAACGCTTTTTAAATATTTTAAGTCAATGGAATTTAGATAAAAAGCTAAATATTTCAATTAAAGGTGAAGGTGAGCCGATGATTCCTAAACCTGGTGACGATAGATGGAGTCGTAATGCATTGCCATCTATAGCTTATGGTTACAATTTAAAAATAACTCCATTACAAACCTTAACCTTTTACAATGCTGTTGCTAATAATGGCGTAATGGTAAAACCAAGATTTATAAGAGAAGTAAGGGATTTAGATAAAAAAATTGAAGTGTTCGAAAAAGAGATTATTAATGAAAAAATCTGTTCGGATGAGACGCTTCAAAAAGCAAAAATCATGCTGGAAAACGTTGTAAAACGTGGTACGGGATCGTCTTTATATTCAGATTATTTTTCAATGAGTGGAAAAACAGGTACAGCTCGTGTAGAATATTGGATGAAAGATTGGGCAGAAAACCCAAGATATATTTCGTCTTTTGCTGGTTACTTTCCAGCAGATAATCCTAAATATTCTTGCATTGTTGTTATACATAAACCTAGTGTGAAAAAAGGATTTTATGGTGCAGATGTGTCTGGTCCAGTATTTAAAAAAGTGGCTCAAAAGATATTTACAGATACACCAATTATTGACGAGGTTGAAACTTTAGAAGCAAAAACTGCTAAAGTTGAAAAAGAGTATAAAACCTATTATGATATTGCTAATAGATACAAAACTATAATGCCAGATGTAAGAGGTTTGCCAATTATGGATGCAGTAGCATTATTAGAAAATATGGGATTAAAGGTAAAAATTGAAGGTGTTGGTGTAGTAGAAAATCAATCCATTAGTAAAGGAACAAAAGTTAAAAAAGATCAAACCGTAGTTTTAAAAGCATAG
- the mraZ gene encoding division/cell wall cluster transcriptional repressor MraZ, translating to MNSFIGTYECKVDAKGRLMLPAALKKQMDGVLQDGFVIKRAVFQECLELYPMTEWNALMQKINKLNRFKKKNNDFIRRFTAGVKMVDVDANGRLLIPKDLVVFASISKDIVMSSAVNIIEIWDKTKYEKAIDDATVDFADLAEEVMGQDDDDGLS from the coding sequence GTGAACTCATTTATAGGAACATACGAATGTAAGGTAGACGCAAAAGGTAGGCTAATGCTTCCTGCTGCGCTAAAAAAACAGATGGATGGTGTCTTGCAAGATGGGTTTGTAATTAAAAGAGCTGTGTTTCAAGAGTGTTTGGAATTGTATCCAATGACCGAGTGGAATGCTTTAATGCAGAAAATAAATAAGTTGAATCGTTTCAAAAAAAAGAATAACGATTTTATTAGAAGGTTTACTGCTGGAGTAAAAATGGTCGATGTTGATGCAAACGGAAGATTGTTAATACCAAAAGATTTAGTGGTTTTTGCCTCTATCTCTAAGGATATTGTAATGTCTTCTGCGGTTAATATTATTGAGATTTGGGATAAAACGAAGTATGAAAAAGCTATTGATGATGCAACTGTAGATTTTGCAGATTTAGCTGAAGAAGTAATGGGACAAGATGACGACGATGGGCTATCATAA
- the mraY gene encoding phospho-N-acetylmuramoyl-pentapeptide-transferase translates to MLYYLFEFLEEQYQMPGASVFQFITFRAALAIILSLLFSTIFGKKIILMLQKKQVGESVRDLGLQGQMQKAGTPTMGGIIIILATLIPVLLLARLDNIYVIMLIVTTLWMGAVGFTDDYIKVFKKDKAGLSGKFKVMGQVGLGLFVGAVMYFHPGVTIKQEKINPQFETEKITQNSPREFNPEEQSLLTTIPFVKDNEFDYSKLITWLGDDYAKYAWLIFIPIVIFIITAVSNGANLTDGIDGLAAGSSAIIVFALAIFAFISGNIVFSDYLNVMYIPRLGELVIFTSAFVGALIGFLWYNTYPAQVFMGDTGSLTIGGVIAVIAIAVRKELLIPVLCGIFFAESLSVILQVSWFKYTKKKYGEGRRIFLMSPLHHHYQKKNYHESKIVTRFWIVGIFLAIISIVTLKLR, encoded by the coding sequence ATGTTATACTATTTATTCGAATTTTTAGAAGAACAATACCAAATGCCAGGTGCAAGTGTGTTTCAATTTATCACATTTAGAGCCGCTTTAGCAATCATTTTGTCGTTGTTGTTTTCTACTATTTTCGGAAAAAAAATAATCCTTATGCTTCAAAAAAAGCAGGTTGGAGAATCGGTAAGAGATTTAGGTTTGCAGGGACAAATGCAAAAAGCTGGTACACCAACTATGGGAGGAATCATTATCATTTTAGCGACTTTGATACCTGTGTTATTATTAGCAAGATTGGATAATATTTATGTAATCATGCTAATTGTTACAACACTTTGGATGGGCGCGGTTGGTTTTACAGATGATTATATAAAAGTCTTTAAAAAAGATAAGGCAGGCTTAAGCGGTAAGTTTAAAGTAATGGGGCAAGTAGGTTTAGGTTTATTTGTTGGTGCTGTGATGTATTTTCATCCAGGAGTTACGATTAAGCAAGAAAAAATTAATCCGCAATTTGAGACTGAAAAAATCACTCAAAATTCACCGCGAGAGTTTAATCCAGAAGAGCAATCGCTTTTAACAACTATTCCGTTTGTAAAAGATAACGAGTTTGATTACTCAAAATTAATTACTTGGCTTGGCGATGATTATGCAAAGTACGCGTGGTTAATTTTTATACCAATCGTAATTTTTATAATAACAGCAGTGTCTAACGGTGCAAATCTAACTGATGGTATAGATGGTTTAGCAGCAGGAAGTAGTGCGATAATAGTTTTTGCGCTAGCCATTTTTGCGTTTATCTCTGGTAATATTGTTTTTTCAGATTACTTAAATGTCATGTACATACCAAGGTTAGGCGAGTTGGTAATTTTCACCTCTGCTTTTGTTGGAGCATTGATAGGGTTTTTATGGTACAACACATATCCGGCTCAAGTGTTTATGGGTGATACAGGAAGTTTAACAATTGGTGGTGTCATTGCAGTAATAGCAATCGCTGTTCGTAAAGAATTATTGATTCCTGTGTTATGCGGAATTTTCTTTGCAGAATCTTTATCAGTTATCCTGCAAGTAAGCTGGTTTAAGTACACAAAAAAGAAATATGGCGAAGGTCGACGCATATTTTTAATGTCGCCTTTACATCATCATTATCAAAAGAAAAACTATCACGAAAGTAAAATAGTGACACGATTTTGGATTGTTGGAATTTTCTTAGCAATCATTTCAATAGTTACGTTAAAGCTGAGATAA